A stretch of Oryza brachyantha chromosome 4, ObraRS2, whole genome shotgun sequence DNA encodes these proteins:
- the LOC102716314 gene encoding ubiquitin carboxyl-terminal hydrolase 27, with the protein MGKFERGNLLVSLGEGWYHYSLAAAAAGLAIGVAGLCKAVQSGLVMPWVSQKRLSPDSERLYYTGGLKNLGNNCFLNVVLQALASCDGFVSSLDNLLESSDVLPEERSEGMPLIFALCSLIKDLSIVRDGRTELSPHKVMDALSFYVSHFNLTRQQDASEAFHHLLTSLRDEFSHCYVPYRSSLADITLFHSKVYKQREGNQPECKRWKQNLFGPFDGTIGSILSCRNCSSVLSLDFENFCCLPLSPVADINGDIINGCSLVDCLEHFTMLEHLDNYRCDRCWHNVAAKYLSCKSEVDEEKISKLRTCVNYDTCSCRHIFSPEEMPCSISSQATKQLAITHFPKILCIHLLRASVGLNGELVKRGGHIFFPLLLDLSPFAGGALTPGQGPRPSAMNMQRHGQHALHLWRQLNLEMPVNMLSSATDGDSSSHPPEDESINRPGHSYYVGNRDTDSRFLPSSSLTDKLYGLKSVVEHYGICGGGHYAAYRSVKPNSYSNESVQSLASSSKQWLYVSDDHVSHVSEDEVLAAEATLLFYERL; encoded by the exons ATGGGGAAATTTGAGCGTGGCAATCTACTGGTGTCGCTTGGTGAAGGGTGGTATCATTATAgccttgcagcagcagcagctggccTGGCAATAGGAGTTGCTGGGTTGTGCAAAGCTGTGCAGAGCGGTTTGGTGATGCCATGGGTTTCCCAGAAGAGGTTGTCTCCGGACTCGGAGAGGCTATATTACACTGGAGGCCTGAAAAATCTTGGGAACAATTGCTTTCTTAATGTTGTACTTCAG GCACTTGCTAGCTGTGATGGTTTTGTTTCCTCTCTAGATAATTTGCTCGAAAGCAGCGATGTGCTACCTGAGGAAAGGTCCGAAGGAATGCCTCTTATTTTTGCTCTATGTTCTCTTATAAAAG ACTTGAGCATAGTTCGAGATGGAAGGACTGAATTGAGTCCACACAAAGTAATGGATGCTTTGAGTTTCTATGTCAGCCACTTCAATTTGACAAGACAGCAG GATGCTTCGGAGGCCTTTCATCATCTTTTGACCTCACTGAGGGATGAATTTTCCCATTGTTATGTACCATATAGGAGTTCTCTGGCAGACATCACCCTGTTTCATTCCAAAGTATACAAGCAAAGGGAAGGTAACCAGCCTGAATGCAAGCGCTGGAAACAAAACCTATTTGGTCCCTTTGATGGGACTATTGGCAGCATATTATCTTGCAGAAATTGTTCATCTGTG CTGTCATTGGACTTTGAAAATTTCTGCTGCTTACCTCTCTCACCTGTGGCTGATATAAATGGAGATATT ATCAATGGATGTAGTTTGGTGGATTGCCTAGAGCACTTTACGATGTTGGAGCATCTTGACAACTATCGTTGTGATCGGTGTTGGCACAATGTTGCTGCCAAATATCTGTCTTGTAAATCCGAAGTTGATGAG GAAAAAATTAGCAAACTGCGCACCTGCGTCAACTATGACACATGTAGTTGCAGGCATATATTTAGCCCAGAGGAAATGCCATGTTCGATATCTTCTCAAGCAACAAAGCAGTTGGCTATCACTCATTTCCCAAAG ATCTTGTGTATTCATTTGCTACGCGCTTCTGTTGGTCTAAACGGTGAATTAGTTAAGCGAGGA GGacatattttctttcctttacTTCTTGATCTTTCCCCATTTGCTGGAGGTGCATTAACCCCTGGACAGGGGCCTAGGCCTTCAGCAATGAACATGCAAAGACATGGCCAGCATGCTCTCCATCTGTGGCGACAGCTGAATTTGGAGATGCCTGTGAATATGTTATCTTCTGCCACTGATGGGGACTCATCAAGTCATCCTCCTGAGGATGAATCAATAAACAGACCTGGACACTCATATTACGTG GGGAATAGAGATACAGATAGTAGGTTCTTGCCTTCATCATCATTGACAGACAAGCTATATGGTCTCAAATCTGTTGTGGAACACTACGGTATATGTGGAGGCGGGCATTATGCAGCTTACCGGAGTGTAAAACCAAATTCTTATTCTAATGAATCAGTGCAATCTCTTGCAAGTTCTAGCAAGCAGTGGCTTTATGTCTCAGATGATCATGTGTCACATGTTTCGGAGGATGAAGTTTTGGCAGCGGAAGCTACACTTCTTTTCTACGAAAGGCTTTAG